GTTCCGCCGCTTCGCGGACACGTACCTCATGTGGGATCGTGGACCGCTCATCTGGATGTCGGACGTCGCCATCCTGCTGACCACCATCGGCATCGTGGCGGCGCTCACCTACTTCCGCCGGTGGAAGTGGCTCTGGCGGGAGTGGATCACGACGGTCGATCACAAGAAGATCGGCATCATGTACCTCATCTGCGCGCTCCTCATGCTCTTCCGCGGGGGCGTGGACGCGCTTCTCATGCGGACGCAGCTGGCGTTCCCCGGCAACACCTTCCTCGACCCGCAGCACTATGACGAGATCTTCACGACGCACGGCACGATCATGATCCTCTTCATGGCGATGCCGTTCATCTTCGCGCTCTTCAACATGGTCGTGCCGCTGCAGATCGGGGCGCGCGACGTGGCCTTTCCGGTGCTCAACGCCGTCTCGTTCTGGCTCTTCTTCTTCGGCGCGCTCCTCTTCAACCTCGCGTTCGTATTCGGCGGCTCGCCGGACGCCGGGTGGACGAGTTACCCGCCGCTTTCGGAACTGGGCTTCGATCCCGGGCCTGGCGAGAACTACTATCTCCTGGCGATCCAGATTTCGGGCATCGGCAGCATCGCCACGGGGATCAACTTCCTCGCAACCATCTTCAAGATGCGCGCGCCCGGCATGACCTGGATGCGCCTGCCGCTCTTCACTTGGTCGGTGCTGGCCTCCTGCCTCGTGATCGTGTTCTCGTTCCCGGCGCTCACCGCGGCGCTGGCGCTCCTCATGCTGGACCGCCTGGCCGGCACGCACTTCTTCACCATGCTCCACGGCGGCAACCCGATGATGTACGTCAACCTGTTTTGGATTTGGGGCCATCCCGAGGTGTACATCGTGATCTTGCCGGCCTTCGGCGTGTACTCCGAAGTGGTGGCCACGTTCGCGCGGAAGCGGCTTTTCGGGTACACGTCCATGGTGGCCTCGCTGCTTGTGATCAGCGTGATCAGCTACTTTGTGTGGGCTCACCACTTCTTCACCATGGGAGCCGGGGCTGACGTCAACGCGTTCTTCGCCGTCGCGTCCATGGCCGTCGGCATTCCCACCGGCGTGAAGGTGTTCAACTGGCTCTTCACCATGTACCGCGGGCGCATCCGTCTCTCGCTGCCGATGCTCTGGACGCTCGCGTTCATCCCGACCTTCGCCCTGGGCGGCGCCACGGGCGTGATGCTGGCCGCGGCTCCGGCCGACTACCAGTACCACAACAGCTACTTCCTCATCGCCCACTTCCACCAGACGCTGATCGGCGGCACGGTCTTCGGGCTGATCGCGGGCATGTACTACTGGTGGCCCAAGATCTTCGGCTTCCGCCTGGACGAGCGCCTGGGCCGCATCGCCTTCTGGCTCTTCGTGATCGGTTTCTACGTCACGTTCATGCCCCAGTACGCGTTGGGACTGATGGGCATGCAGCGGCGCATGTACACCTACCCGGCCGAGCTGGGATGGGGCGATCTCAACCTCGTCTCCACCATCGGCGCCTACATGATGGGACTCGGCTTCGTGGTGATGGTGGCGCAGATCCTGTACAGCATCCGCCACGGCGAGCGCGACCTGACCGGCGACCCCTGGGACGCCCGCACGCTCGAATGGTCGCTGCCGTCGCCCGTCCCGCACTACAACTTCGCGGTCATCCCGCGTGTCACCGACCGCGACATGTGGTGGGAGCTGAAGCAGCAGGGGCGCACGGAGGAATTGCGCCCAACGGCCGACGACATCGAGCCGATCCTCATGCCCAAGAACACGGCGCGCCCGTTCTTCCTGGGGCTCTCGTTCTTCGTGGCCGGCTTCGGCGCGGTCTT
This genomic interval from Clostridia bacterium contains the following:
- a CDS encoding cbb3-type cytochrome c oxidase subunit I, whose amino-acid sequence is MDLLPLWFRRFADTYLMWDRGPLIWMSDVAILLTTIGIVAALTYFRRWKWLWREWITTVDHKKIGIMYLICALLMLFRGGVDALLMRTQLAFPGNTFLDPQHYDEIFTTHGTIMILFMAMPFIFALFNMVVPLQIGARDVAFPVLNAVSFWLFFFGALLFNLAFVFGGSPDAGWTSYPPLSELGFDPGPGENYYLLAIQISGIGSIATGINFLATIFKMRAPGMTWMRLPLFTWSVLASCLVIVFSFPALTAALALLMLDRLAGTHFFTMLHGGNPMMYVNLFWIWGHPEVYIVILPAFGVYSEVVATFARKRLFGYTSMVASLLVISVISYFVWAHHFFTMGAGADVNAFFAVASMAVGIPTGVKVFNWLFTMYRGRIRLSLPMLWTLAFIPTFALGGATGVMLAAAPADYQYHNSYFLIAHFHQTLIGGTVFGLIAGMYYWWPKIFGFRLDERLGRIAFWLFVIGFYVTFMPQYALGLMGMQRRMYTYPAELGWGDLNLVSTIGAYMMGLGFVVMVAQILYSIRHGERDLTGDPWDARTLEWSLPSPVPHYNFAVIPRVTDRDMWWELKQQGRTEELRPTADDIEPILMPKNTARPFFLGLSFFVAGFGAVFEWWPVAAVGAAGVLACFVAWESGEEEEELLPADEIRKTEAALGRV